TTCCGACTCTGTTTAGAATTTAAATAAAAAATTAAAATTGTTACAGATAAAATAAGAGTAAATCCTACTAAAATATAAGACAAATAATAGGGTAACAGTTCGTTTGTGATATAACCTGTAAGGGGTCCTGCAAGCATACCAACAGAATAAATAAAATTAAAAAAACCGTAAGCAGTGTGGTACAAGCCTCTCATTTCTGATTTATCAAGCTCATCAGCAAATGCCGACAGCACAGGACTTACACAAAGAGCCGAAGTTATTCCAAGAACTGCCATTAAAATAAAATATCCATTTATGGATTGCGCAACTGACATCAATATAAAAACAATGCCACTTAAAAATAACCCAAAAAGTATAGTGGGTAACTTTTTGTAATGTTCTGAGATTTTAGCTGCGAGAGGAGAAAATAATCCTAATGCTAAAACTTGTGTTCCAAATAATAATCCAATTGTTTCACTGCTTGCATGAAGATTTCGAGCGACAAATAAGGATAAATTGGGTTCTAAAAAAGAGAGCATAAAAGATTCTAATAAAACAATAATAGTCAGTGCTTTTAAAATATGAGAATTTAAACATAACTTAAAAAATCTAAAATTTTTATATTTTCTTGTATCGTAAATAATAGAAGTTATTGGTTGCAGTGTTAAAATAAAGAGAATGCTCACTAAACCAAATAGTATGACTCCTAAAAAAGGAAGATACAGTCCTCCAAGTTCGTAAAGAAAACCAGCAAAAGGCGCTCCGAGCAAATGTCCAACAGAAACTCCCACCATTGATGTTGCAAGAGCCGTTGAGCGATGCTGAGGTTTTACGTTTTCGGCAATTAAACTTAAACCTGATGTCCACGTTATTGCTGCTGAAGCTCCTTGGAGAAATCTTGAAAAAAGTAACAACTCATAATTATAACAAATTGGAAACAACAAAGTTGACATGACTAAAACGATACTACCAAGAAGTAATGTATTTTTGTTACTAAAAATATTAGTGATATAACTTAAAAATGGAACAAAAGTTAACAAGCCAATTGCATATGAAGCTACAAAAAAACTAATTTGAGAGTTGTTGAGCATTAAAATTTTATCAGAAAAAATGGGGAGTAAAGGAATAATAATACCATAACTCATTGAATCTACAAACATGGCAAATGCCACTGTAAAAACAAGAATGACATTATGATTTCTTATTTTTTTTAATGTCGTAAACATAATAAACCTATTCGTTATATAAATTTTTTTGATTTAATTTGAATAAATATATTTAAAATTATTATAAAAACTAAATTATACAGCTTGTCCATATCTAAATGGACAAGTTATTGAATTATAACCGGTCCAGGGTTAGCAGGTAGCAAGCTTGTGCCGTTAAAAATAAACTTCATCAAAAACCTCGCACAAGTTATCTTATTATATAATATATCATAATTATTAAATAATTGCAAATACAGATTGTAAATAGAAAATTAATCCAATAAAATTAATATATTATTTGATATTAAAGAGACTCATTTCTGACAAATTGTTTTCGGTAGACTTCTTGTTATTTTTAAGAAAATTAGTAATTATTATATATAACTTTAAAATTTTATGTGAAAAATGAGTTATTTTAAAAAACTAAGTAATTTAAGAGTGTTAGTGACTGCGACAAATTTTTTATAGGAGCAATTCATGAAGCTGTTTTCATCACTTGAATCGATGGGTCATGAACAGATCGTTTTTTGCCATGATCCCACGGCAGGGTTAAAAGCTGTGATTGCGATTCATGATACAACTCTCGGTCCTGCGTTAGGGGGAACCCGTTTGTTACCTTATGAAGACGAAGAAGCCGCATTATTAGATGTCTTGCGACTGAGTCGTGGTATGACCTATAAAGCGGCGTGTGCAGGACTTTTTTTAGGTGGTGGCAAGGCGGTTATTATTGCAGATCCAAAAAATAAAACGGAGATTATGTTTCGCAGTTATGGTCGTTTTGTGCAGTCTTTGGGAGGTCGTTACATTACTGCAGAAGATATGAATACAAATGTCGTAAACATGGATCAAGTGCGTTTAGAAACAAGATTTGTCACTGGTGTGTCTTCCAATCTTGGTGGGAGTGGTGATCCTAGCATTATGACAGCAAAAGGAACCGTTCATGGCATTTGTGCTGCTGTCAAATATCGATTAAAAAAAGAGTCACTGAAAGGAATTCGAGTTTCGATTCAAGGAATTGGTTCAGTTGGTAAACATGTGTGCCGTATGCTTCACGAAAAGGGCGCAAAAATTTTTGTGACTGATATTGATCAGAATCGCTTAAAAGAAGTTCAAAATTTATATGGTGCAACAATAGTGTCTGAACAAGATTTTTACCAACTCGATGTTGATATCTATGCGCCGTGTGCCAGGGGAGCAACATTAAACGACTCTCATATTCAAGCATTAAAAGCTAAAGTGATTGCAGGATGTGCGAATAATCAACTTGAAGACGAAGAAAAGCATTCAAAAATGTTAAAAGATTTAAATATATTGTATGCTCCAGATTATGTGATCAATGCAGGGGGGCTTATTAATGTAGCCAATGAAATTACAGGATACAGCACCGAAAAAGTCGAAATAGAAATTGCAAGAATCGCAGAAACTTTACAAACGATTTTTATTCAATCCGATAAACAAAATGTATCAACTCATGAGGCAGCAAAACGGTTTGCAGAAAATCGAATTCACGAAGCGGCTAAGCTTAAAATTTTAACACAATTTTCAAACTCTGCCATTGGAAATTTAAAGAAGTAAAAAAATAAATAATGAAAAAGACATTAATTAATGATTTGAGTGCAAAATACTGGTTGATGAAATCGGAACCCGATGTTTTTTCTATTTTTGATCTTGAACAAAGATCTGGGCAACAAGAATTTTGGGATGGAGTTCGTAATTACCAAGCACGTAATTTTATGAAAGATCAAATGAAGGTTGGGGATAAAATTCTTTTTTATCACTCAAATTCGAATCCCTCTGGTGTAGCAGGAATTGCCGAGATTGTTGAAGAGGCAAAGCCAGATATGTCAGCCCTCGATCCAAAGTCAAAATATTTTGATCCTAAAGCAACAAAAGACAATCCTCGCTGGTTTGCAGTGACCGTTGGTAAGCCTAAAAAGTTTTCACGAATTGTTGCACTCGCTGAATTAAGAGAAAATCCAATCTTAAAAGAGATGATTTTGTTGAAAAAAGGTCAAAGACTCTCTATTTTACCAGTCTCCCAAAAAGAATACGAAGCAATTTTGCTTATGGCTGGTTACAAATAAGAAACAAAAGGAGCGGGTTTATGTCTCATGCGTATATTGTTGCTGCAAAAAGAACTCCTATTGGTCGTTTTCAGGGTGTTTTTAAAAATATGAGTGCACCTCGATTGGGGGCTGTGGTTGTAAAAAATATATTGGAGTCAACTGGTTTGAACGCATCACAGGTTGAAGAAATCATGATGGGAGAAGTGTTAACTGCAGGTGTTGGACAAGCTCCTGCACGGCAAACAGCGCTTTATGCAGGTTTGCCACAATCAGTTCGTGCAGTAACAATTGGCAAAGTTTGTGGCAGCGGCATGCAGTCTATTATTCTTGCTGCACAGTCTGTGATGCTTGGTGACTCTCATTGTGTGATTGCAGGAGGGCAAGAAAATATGACTCTTGCGCCCTATCTATTACCGATGGCACGAGATGGCATGCGAATGGGGCATAAAGAACTGTTGGATTCTATGATTTATGATGGTTTGTGGGATCCTTATGATCACGTTCATATGGGAAATTGTGCAGAAGCCTGTGTTCAAGAACATCACTTTACACGGCAACAACAGGATGAGTTTGCAATTCAAAGTTATCTAAAAGCGCAAAATGCAACAACGTCAGGTTTGTTTAAAAATGAAATTGTGCCTGTTAACGTTGAGCAAGGAAAATCAACTGTTCTAATTGATAAAGATGAAGAACCTTTTGCCTCTGATTTAAATAAAGTTGCAAATTTAAAACCAGCATTTGATAAAAACGGATCAATAACGGCTGCGAATTCATCTAAAATTAATGATGGAGCTGCCGCATTATTGGTGGTTTCTGAGTCTTTCATGAAGCAAAATAATTTAAAACCTCTTGCAAAAATTATCAGTTGGTCAGGACACGCGCACGAACCAAAATGGTTTACAACAGCACCTGTTGCAGCAATGGAAAATGCTTTAAAAAAAGCAAATTTAACAATGAAAGAGATAGATTTGTATGAAATCAATGAAGCATTTGCTGTGGTGGCTTTGTATGCAATAAAAAAACTTTCATTGCCCCCAGAAAAAGTGAACATTCATGGTGGAGCATGCGCATTAGGACATCCTATAGGTGCAAGTGGGGCACGCATTGTGACAACATTGTTGAATGCATTGCAGCAACAACAAAAAAAATTGGGTATGGCCAGTTTATGTATTGGTGGTGGAGAAGGGCTTGCTATAATTATTGAAAATTGTAGCAAAGGTTAAATTATTAAAATACATCATAATTCTGTCGTTGAGAAACTTTTTAAGTGCTTATAAGATTAGAATATAAATTTAAAACTTTAAATTTTTAGGATAGCGTTGTGCACTTAAAAAAAATACTGTTAATTGTATTCAGCTTATTTTTTTGTGTGGTTATACACGCACAAGAAACTAATGAAGATGCAGAAGAAGATGAGAAAAGTTTTCATTTTTTTATGGGCGGAGGAAACGAATATTTAAAGAACATGCGTTTGTTAAATCTGAATAACAGTAATTATATTGTCAATCGTTTTATTACTGCAAACGCCTTTTATTCTTTATTTGAAACAGATTCTTGGATCTCCAATAATTGGATTAGGAATCAATTCTTCTTATGTAAATAAAAATGATTCGAATTTTTTTTACAATACGGATTTAACAGCAGGAATTGGTTTTAAATTTGATTTATATCAAGAATTATCTATTTATACAGTAGGGAATTTTAGTTTTGGGCTTGATAATAAATATAAAGATAATCAGTATATTTTACCTTTTTTTACAAAATATTCTGGCGGTTTGATGTTTTTAGTAAGCTATACAATTGCTCAATTAATTCATATTGGAATAGGTGGGCAAGTGTATAAAAATTATTTTACTGTTGTTTTTCAAAATCAAACGGAAGAAAAAGGAACTTTTGATAGTGGTTATCTCATGTTTATGATTGGTTTTAGTTTGTAATCTTTTATCTTATAAAAATTTTATTAAAACGTTTGAATTTGTGTTTTGTTTTCTAGCATTCTCCATAAAAATTCAGTATATTTACAAATTAGCAATTTTTAGACAGATCTAATCTTGGCTATTGTTGTACATATTTTGGAGGACATTTTGACAAAAAAAATGCGAAATAATAAAAATCGTTCAGAAAAAGTAAATTCGAGCAATTATAAAGGTAAAGATTTTAATTCAAGAGCAGAAAATAAATTTTCTAGTTCAAAAAAAAGTCGCTTTAATGCAGAAGATTCATCAGAATTCAAAAAAAACTCAACACAATTTCATCAAACCAATTGGGAGCAAAAGCACAATCGTCATGATAACCCCTATTTTGTTTTTGATGCTTTTTTAGAGCAAAAAGTAGGAAGTCAAAATTTACGGTTTTTAGCCAACGAAACTGAAAAAAAAATTAATGCTTTAATTGATGGGACTGCGAATGTCGAAGATATGAGTTTAGCAACAATGCACCATGGAGAAGAAGCAAAGGGCGGCTCGCATACTGGTTCCAAATTGCAAGATTTTAGGCCAAAATTTCAACCTAATAAATCTTATGTTAAAAACAAATATGATAAGTATATTTCGCAAATATTAAATAACGAAACAGCGCAAAAAGAAGACGAAAAAATTCCAACTCGTGGTTTTGCTTTAGCTCAATACAAAGAAATACATAAGAAAAACAAAAATTTAACTGTATTAGATCAAACAAAATTTAAAACACCTGGTGGTATTGAGCTTGATTCGTGGCAACATGAAGTAGTTCAAGCATTGTTATCAGGAAATCATGTCATTGTTGATGCGCCAACTTCTGCAGGCAAAACGCGAGTGATTGAAGCTCTTTTGGAATATCGTATGAAAGAAGGTGGCAAACTTATTTATACAAGTCCTGTTAAAAGTTTGAGTAACGATAAATACAGAGAGTTCAGTGAAAAATATGGTCGTGAAAATGTTGGAATCAATACCGGAGACTTTAAAGAAAATCTGAATGCTCCAGTTATGCTCGCAACTCTTGAAACTTACAGAAACAGTTTATTGGGTATTGAGCCTAATATGAGTCGAAGAGTTGTTGTGTATGATGAATATCATTTTTTACAGGATGAAAGTCGTGGAAGTGCATGGGAAGAATCATTAATATTAACTCCTAAAGGAAGTCAGTTGGTTTTGTTGTCTGCGAGTGTTCCCAATGCCGAAGAATTTGCTGATTGGATAGAAGGACTTACCGGAAAAACAACCCAAGTCGTTAAGGTGACAAAGCGTCCTGTTCCGTTGGTGCATATGGTTCACACAAAATATGGTTGGTTATTTGCAGAAGATTTAAAACTTTCCTCAGATGATTTTCAAAAACTTGTTAAAATGAGTAGGCAGTTGCGAAGAGATAATAGAAGATTTCGAGGAAAAGAAGTTTATCAATCTTTTGTCAAACCTATATTTGATGCACTAAAATTTCAAATGGGACCAATTGTGATTTATGCAGGTCGCAGAGGTGATGTTGAAGGGATAGCATTAAATTTTGCAAAGCAATTAAAAAAAGAACATCAAAATTTTGATCTCACTAAATTAACAGACCGCTTAAAAACCCTGTCTGGTTTTGAATATATTCCTTCAGAACTGCAAAAACTCATTACTCGATATGGGATTGCCTATCACCACAGTGGTTTAATTCCGCCAGGACGTGTTGCCGTTGAAACGTTGTTAAAGGAAGGGTTGTTGCGTTTGTGCTGTGGCACAATGGGAATTAGTCTTGGTGTTAACTTTGCAGTCAGAAGTGCGTTTATTTCTGATGAGTCACGACCCAGCGAAGGCGGTGAAACTGTTTATTCTAATACTGAAATTATGCAAATGCTGGGACGGGCTGGGCGTAGAGGTCATGATAAACAAGGATTTTCTTTATGGCTTCATGCGGGACGTTACGCTCTGCAACGCCCAAAAGATCGTGAACCGTGTCAAAGTTCATTAAAATTTGATCCCACAACTGTGATTGGGATATTAGGACAACATCAAAGCATTGCGTATTTATCAAGCTTTTACCAAAAGTCTTTTTTTATGCGAGCAAAAGTATCTGGGCAAATTGCTGTGGCAGATCATGATTTGATTTCGGGAGCGCTTTTTCAAAAATTTGGGGCTAATAAATTATTATGCCAAAATATTCCAGAAACCTATGAATTATTTCAAAAAGCAAAAAAGCATAGTACAACGACATGTTATCAATGCGTCGCTAAAAAATCGTGTCACAGTATGATGAAGGCGGCAAACCAAAGCATTTTAAATAAAATTGTCCATCATTTACAAAAAGTGGGGGCATTAAATGGGTCGGTGCCAACTCTTATGGGAAACTTAGCAAGACATTTTCCACAAGCTGGTGGATTATTGATTGCAAACTGGCTTGCAAGTGGTGCGTTAAACAAAGATACATTTTCAGATTATTTACAGGCGATGGCAGCATTTGGCGCCGCACATTTTAAAGAAATTCCTGATACATACGCGGATATTGAATTTTTAAATAACCT
This region of Spirobacillus cienkowskii genomic DNA includes:
- a CDS encoding MFS transporter; the encoded protein is MFTTLKKIRNHNVILVFTVAFAMFVDSMSYGIIIPLLPIFSDKILMLNNSQISFFVASYAIGLLTFVPFLSYITNIFSNKNTLLLGSIVLVMSTLLFPICYNYELLLFSRFLQGASAAITWTSGLSLIAENVKPQHRSTALATSMVGVSVGHLLGAPFAGFLYELGGLYLPFLGVILFGLVSILFILTLQPITSIIYDTRKYKNFRFFKLCLNSHILKALTIIVLLESFMLSFLEPNLSLFVARNLHASSETIGLLFGTQVLALGLFSPLAAKISEHYKKLPTILFGLFLSGIVFILMSVAQSINGYFILMAVLGITSALCVSPVLSAFADELDKSEMRGLYHTAYGFFNFIYSVGMLAGPLTGYITNELLPYYLSYILVGFTLILSVTILIFYLNSKQSRKDYTLQQQSTKPVHPLEPSQDKSQDFSTTA
- a CDS encoding Glu/Leu/Phe/Val dehydrogenase dimerization domain-containing protein — its product is MKLFSSLESMGHEQIVFCHDPTAGLKAVIAIHDTTLGPALGGTRLLPYEDEEAALLDVLRLSRGMTYKAACAGLFLGGGKAVIIADPKNKTEIMFRSYGRFVQSLGGRYITAEDMNTNVVNMDQVRLETRFVTGVSSNLGGSGDPSIMTAKGTVHGICAAVKYRLKKESLKGIRVSIQGIGSVGKHVCRMLHEKGAKIFVTDIDQNRLKEVQNLYGATIVSEQDFYQLDVDIYAPCARGATLNDSHIQALKAKVIAGCANNQLEDEEKHSKMLKDLNILYAPDYVINAGGLINVANEITGYSTEKVEIEIARIAETLQTIFIQSDKQNVSTHEAAKRFAENRIHEAAKLKILTQFSNSAIGNLKK
- a CDS encoding EVE domain-containing protein is translated as MKKTLINDLSAKYWLMKSEPDVFSIFDLEQRSGQQEFWDGVRNYQARNFMKDQMKVGDKILFYHSNSNPSGVAGIAEIVEEAKPDMSALDPKSKYFDPKATKDNPRWFAVTVGKPKKFSRIVALAELRENPILKEMILLKKGQRLSILPVSQKEYEAILLMAGYK
- a CDS encoding thiolase family protein, with the translated sequence MSHAYIVAAKRTPIGRFQGVFKNMSAPRLGAVVVKNILESTGLNASQVEEIMMGEVLTAGVGQAPARQTALYAGLPQSVRAVTIGKVCGSGMQSIILAAQSVMLGDSHCVIAGGQENMTLAPYLLPMARDGMRMGHKELLDSMIYDGLWDPYDHVHMGNCAEACVQEHHFTRQQQDEFAIQSYLKAQNATTSGLFKNEIVPVNVEQGKSTVLIDKDEEPFASDLNKVANLKPAFDKNGSITAANSSKINDGAAALLVVSESFMKQNNLKPLAKIISWSGHAHEPKWFTTAPVAAMENALKKANLTMKEIDLYEINEAFAVVALYAIKKLSLPPEKVNIHGGACALGHPIGASGARIVTTLLNALQQQQKKLGMASLCIGGGEGLAIIIENCSKG
- a CDS encoding DEAD/DEAH box helicase; this encodes MTKKMRNNKNRSEKVNSSNYKGKDFNSRAENKFSSSKKSRFNAEDSSEFKKNSTQFHQTNWEQKHNRHDNPYFVFDAFLEQKVGSQNLRFLANETEKKINALIDGTANVEDMSLATMHHGEEAKGGSHTGSKLQDFRPKFQPNKSYVKNKYDKYISQILNNETAQKEDEKIPTRGFALAQYKEIHKKNKNLTVLDQTKFKTPGGIELDSWQHEVVQALLSGNHVIVDAPTSAGKTRVIEALLEYRMKEGGKLIYTSPVKSLSNDKYREFSEKYGRENVGINTGDFKENLNAPVMLATLETYRNSLLGIEPNMSRRVVVYDEYHFLQDESRGSAWEESLILTPKGSQLVLLSASVPNAEEFADWIEGLTGKTTQVVKVTKRPVPLVHMVHTKYGWLFAEDLKLSSDDFQKLVKMSRQLRRDNRRFRGKEVYQSFVKPIFDALKFQMGPIVIYAGRRGDVEGIALNFAKQLKKEHQNFDLTKLTDRLKTLSGFEYIPSELQKLITRYGIAYHHSGLIPPGRVAVETLLKEGLLRLCCGTMGISLGVNFAVRSAFISDESRPSEGGETVYSNTEIMQMLGRAGRRGHDKQGFSLWLHAGRYALQRPKDREPCQSSLKFDPTTVIGILGQHQSIAYLSSFYQKSFFMRAKVSGQIAVADHDLISGALFQKFGANKLLCQNIPETYELFQKAKKHSTTTCYQCVAKKSCHSMMKAANQSILNKIVHHLQKVGALNGSVPTLMGNLARHFPQAGGLLIANWLASGALNKDTFSDYLQAMAAFGAAHFKEIPDTYADIEFLNNLNIPSLIDKFYPSTLFPELYDELKLKRWEDEAEPGITFRELNLGAASLVKHWLNPKTSWEELVEAHASKYFSAGDCMNVLFRFATFLQSCIRLVEFDPSIAAAAKRLQIILLREPLDARNRMLVEEVDEFENIPNTLEN